The Niallia circulans nucleotide sequence ATTGTATAAACTTTATAGACTAAGTTACTGGCAACTTAATACTTTGAGGGAAGGGAAGATAAGCAAATATTAATCAGTGAGACGGTAGTGTATAAAATTATATTTCATCTAACTTAAGACTAAAAAGAACTTAGGTATCGATGTATTGGATAAGGAAGGTTCAATTAATGGATGATCTGTAAAGGTATGGACGATAAAATACACGCAATGCGAAATTACAACTGCAAAGATTAGAAACTAGTTTATAAAGTACATATATTGAATTTCATTTCCTTTTAATGCACTAAATTGCCAGCAAAAACAGGGGGAATATAATTCACATTAAAGTACGTTTGATTATTTCAGTCCATTTTGCTTTGCGATTGGTGAGATTTCATGTAGTATAATTTTTTACGAAAAAAGGAGAATTTCGCCGCCGTATTATTTAAAAGTAAAAAAAGTATGAAGGTTTTATAAAGTTGCCTGGTGGGAAGAGAGAGAAATAGAATATATTTTCGTATAAAAAAAAGTCTAATGAGGACTACTCTCATCAGACTTTTTGCATTTTTTTAGGCGGAATTCAAATCGAAATTCGTTAAAATTTGAGTAATTTTGTTGACAAAAAAATTCAAAGAGACTCTATTGACTCTAGTTCCAAAAAAGGGTTGAATAGTGTTTAGACACAACATATTGAGATATATTTATAAAAAACATCTGTATTTAGTAGCCCTTGTATGTTTTAAGGGTATAGGATAGAATATTGCTTTTGCCCCTATTCTATCAAAAATCTTAAGGAGGGAATAATTTTGTTTATCGTGTTTGACAGTAAAACCGGGAATGTGCGCCGCTTTGTCCAAAAACTAGAGCTGCCAGAACATAATTTAATAGAACTAAAGGCTGGACTTAAAGTCTATGAACCTTTTATACTATTAACTTATACAACTGGGATGGGGCAGGTTCCTCAAACAACATTAGACTTCCTTAAGGTAAATCACACCAATCTTTATGCAGTCGTATCGAGCGGTAATAAAAATTGGGGGCAAAACTTTGCTTTAAGTGCAAATAAGATATCAAATATGTACGGGGTGCCAATTCTCCATAAGTTTGAGATGAGCGGCATGCCCGAAGATGTGGAGATAGTTAGGGAAAGGGTGCAAAATATTAGCTATGAGACACATAGAATTAAACAACGAAGTGACACAGCTTAACGAAAAAGGTTTCTTCCGTCTGGAGAAGGATAAGGAGGCAGTTGCTGAATTTCTTGTATCCGAGATTGAGCCGAAATTAATTCGTTTTGAATCTGTGGCACAAAAATTTACTTATATGGTGGAAAAAGATTTTTATTATCCGCAAGTGCTTGACCAATACAGCATATCAGACATTGAAGACATCACAAATGTAGTTTATAACTATGAATTTAAATTCCAGTCTTATATGGCAATTTCGAAATTCTATAAAGATTATGCCTTGAAGACAGATGACAAAAAGAACTACTTAGAAACATACGAAGATCGCATTATCATCGTTGCACTATTTTTAGGACAAGGTGATGCTGCGAAGGCGAAGAAAACCGCAATCGCAATGATTGAGCAGCGCTATCAGCCTGCTACACCAACATTCTTAAATGCAGGCAGAAGCCGCCGCGGAGAAATGGTATCCTGTTTCCTATTGGAAATGGACGATTCCTTAAACTCCATCTTCCATAATATCAATACATCAGGTCAGCTTTCGAAAATAGGCGGCGGTGTTGCCCTTAACCTATCGAAACTGCGCGCACGTAATGAACAAATCAAAGGCATCGATAATGCAGCTTCAGGTGTTGTGCCTGTTATGAAGCTGTTAGAAGACACTTTCTCCTACGCTAACCAGCTTGGCCAACGTAAGGGTGCAGGTGCTGCTTACTTGAACATCTTCCATTGGGATGTTGTAGAATTTTTGGATACAAAAAAAATAAATGCCGACGAAAAGTCACGTATTCAAACACTTTCCATCGGTTTAATTGTAGAAAACAAGTTCTTCCAATTAGCGAAGGAAAACAAAGACTTTTATGTTTTTGCACCGTTCAGTGTATTTAAAGAATATGGTGTACATTTAGATGATATGCGCATGGATGAAATGTATGACGAGTTAGTCGCAAATCCAAACGTGAAAAAGCGTGTCGCAATGACAGCACGCGAGATGATCACAAAGATTGCCCAAATCCAGCTGGAATCAGGCTATCCATACTTTATGAACAAATCCAATGCAAATAAAGCGCATGCGCTTAAAGACATTGGCCAGATTAAAATGAGCAATTTGTGTACAGAAATCTTCCAACTTCAGGAAACTTCTGAAATTACCGATTACGGCCAAGAAGATATCATTCGCCGTGATATTAACTGTAATCTTGGTTCGCTAAACATTCCTAATGTGATGCAGCCTGGTGATGTGTTCAGAGATTCTGTGCATGTCGGAATTGAAGCTTTAACAACCGTCTCAGATATTTCAGACGTACAGAATGCACCATCTGTAAAAAAAGCAAACGAAGAACTGCATGCGATCGGTTTAGGTGCAATGAACCTGCACGGATATTTATCAAAAAACCGCATTAGTTACGAGTCTGATGAAGCAAGAGACTTCACCGCGACGTTCTTTATGATGATGAACTATTACTCCATTGAAAAAAGCATGATGATTGCTAAAGAACGAAACGAAACGTTCAAAGACTTTGATAAATCTGAGTATGCAAAAGGCACTTACTTTGCAAAATATAAAGAAGTGAGCTATGCACCAAAAACGGATAAAGCGAAGCAATTATTCGAAGGTATCTATATTCCTACATGTGAGGATTGGGCAGAACTAGCTGCTTTAGTACAAGAATATGGTATGTACAACGCTTACCGTTTAGCTGTTGCACCAACACAATCTATTGGGTATATCCAAAATGCTACTGCATCTGTAATGCCTGTCGTTAACCAAATTGAGTCACGCACATACGCAAACTCAACGACATATTACCCAATGCCTTATATGGATGAAACGAATTTCTGGTTCTATAAATCAGCGTTCGATATGAACCAATTTAAGGTTATGGATTTGATTGCGGCAGCACAAGAGCATGTTGACCAAGGTATCTCAACAATTCTTTATGTAAACTCAGATGTTTCTACAAAGGAATTGGCACGCTATTATATTTATGCAAATGAAATCGGCTTAAAATCACTATACTATACACGCACACGTAACTTGGCGATCGATGAATGTATCGCATGTGCAGTATAATGAAAGAACACGGGGAGCTGCGTCTCCCCCTTTATTTTTGGGTACACTGGGGGAAAGAAAATGACTAAGTATGCTGTTAACTGGAATCAGCATGAAGATGATTACACACAAATGTTTTATACACAAAATACGCGACAGTTTTGGCTGCCGGAAGAAATCAGTCTTTCATCTGATAAAAATACTTGGGGCGAATTGTCGCCAACAGAGCAAGACACTTACATGAAAGTGCTTGGCGGGTTGACATTGCTTGATACAGAGCAGGGCGGCGAAGGAATGCCGCTGATCAGCATGCATGTGAGCGGATTACAGCGTAAAGGCGTACTGTCTTTCATGGGGATGATGGAGCAAATCCATGCGAAATCCTATTCGACCATCTTTACAACGCTTGCTACAGAGGAAGAGATTGACCAAGTATTTGACTGGGTCCACAATCATCCACAATTACAGAAAAAGGGCAAGCTTATCTCTGAATATTACCAAAAGCTATTCAAGCCTGAGGTTAGCAAGTATGATTTATACATGGCAACTGTTGCATCTGTTTACTTGGAATCATTCTTATTTTATTCTGGATTCTTCTATCCATTGTTCCTAGCAGGGCAAGGGAAGCTGACAGCATCTGGCGAAATAATAAACTTAATAATTCGCGACGAAAGTATTCACGGTGTTTATGTTGGTTTGATAGCTCAAGAGCTATACGGCCAACTGACAATTGAAGAACAAGAGCGTGCTGCAAAAGAAAGACTTGATTTAATCGAAACACTCTACCAAAATGAGTTAGGATATACGCAGGATTTGTACGAAAAAATCGGCCTAGTTGACGAGGTTAATAAATTTATTCGATACAATGCCAACAAAGCGTGCATGAATCTTGGCTATGAAGCTGTTTTTGCGTCAGAAGCAATCAACCCGATTGTTGAAAACGGCATGAAAACAGATACGAAAAACCATGACTTCTTCTCAGTTAAAGGAAATGGTTATGTTAAAGCAACAAAAGTAGAACCATTATCAGATGACGATTTTGTGTTTGACTGGAAAACAAACGAGTAATGACAAGACCAGCTTCTTTTGGAAGCTGGTTTTTATTTGGGGGCAGGCCCGGTGGACTCTCTTACAAGCAGTGTGGCAGGCAGAAGAATTTCTTGATTGGCTGTTTCTTTATTATTGATTCTCCACAATAACTGTTCAACCGCTCTTTTTCCGAAAAGCTCAAGATCGATGTCCATTGTTGTGATTTTCGGTGTTGCAAGCTTTGATAGTTGCCCATTATCAAAATTAGCAACGGAAATATGTTCAGGAATTTTATAGCCGGATTGCAACAGATACGAGCTGACAAGAAACCCTAAGCCGTCATTAACACAAAACCAGGCTGTTGGCTGTTTAGACACTCGTTTCATCGCTGCTTTAACACTGTCCCCATCTTCCTCAATGTCTGCAAGTATTACACAGTCATCCTTAGTTAGTCCATATTGGCTTAATGCTAACTGATATCCTTCCAATCTTTCATAATAGCTTGGAGAAAT carries:
- the nrdE gene encoding class 1b ribonucleoside-diphosphate reductase subunit alpha, whose translation is MRHIELNNEVTQLNEKGFFRLEKDKEAVAEFLVSEIEPKLIRFESVAQKFTYMVEKDFYYPQVLDQYSISDIEDITNVVYNYEFKFQSYMAISKFYKDYALKTDDKKNYLETYEDRIIIVALFLGQGDAAKAKKTAIAMIEQRYQPATPTFLNAGRSRRGEMVSCFLLEMDDSLNSIFHNINTSGQLSKIGGGVALNLSKLRARNEQIKGIDNAASGVVPVMKLLEDTFSYANQLGQRKGAGAAYLNIFHWDVVEFLDTKKINADEKSRIQTLSIGLIVENKFFQLAKENKDFYVFAPFSVFKEYGVHLDDMRMDEMYDELVANPNVKKRVAMTAREMITKIAQIQLESGYPYFMNKSNANKAHALKDIGQIKMSNLCTEIFQLQETSEITDYGQEDIIRRDINCNLGSLNIPNVMQPGDVFRDSVHVGIEALTTVSDISDVQNAPSVKKANEELHAIGLGAMNLHGYLSKNRISYESDEARDFTATFFMMMNYYSIEKSMMIAKERNETFKDFDKSEYAKGTYFAKYKEVSYAPKTDKAKQLFEGIYIPTCEDWAELAALVQEYGMYNAYRLAVAPTQSIGYIQNATASVMPVVNQIESRTYANSTTYYPMPYMDETNFWFYKSAFDMNQFKVMDLIAAAQEHVDQGISTILYVNSDVSTKELARYYIYANEIGLKSLYYTRTRNLAIDECIACAV
- the nrdF gene encoding class 1b ribonucleoside-diphosphate reductase subunit beta — its product is MTKYAVNWNQHEDDYTQMFYTQNTRQFWLPEEISLSSDKNTWGELSPTEQDTYMKVLGGLTLLDTEQGGEGMPLISMHVSGLQRKGVLSFMGMMEQIHAKSYSTIFTTLATEEEIDQVFDWVHNHPQLQKKGKLISEYYQKLFKPEVSKYDLYMATVASVYLESFLFYSGFFYPLFLAGQGKLTASGEIINLIIRDESIHGVYVGLIAQELYGQLTIEEQERAAKERLDLIETLYQNELGYTQDLYEKIGLVDEVNKFIRYNANKACMNLGYEAVFASEAINPIVENGMKTDTKNHDFFSVKGNGYVKATKVEPLSDDDFVFDWKTNE
- the nrdI gene encoding class Ib ribonucleoside-diphosphate reductase assembly flavoprotein NrdI encodes the protein MFDSKTGNVRRFVQKLELPEHNLIELKAGLKVYEPFILLTYTTGMGQVPQTTLDFLKVNHTNLYAVVSSGNKNWGQNFALSANKISNMYGVPILHKFEMSGMPEDVEIVRERVQNISYETHRIKQRSDTA